From one Pseudoliparis swirei isolate HS2019 ecotype Mariana Trench chromosome 5, NWPU_hadal_v1, whole genome shotgun sequence genomic stretch:
- the LOC130194204 gene encoding uncharacterized protein LOC130194204, with protein sequence MLQIQIQRSGKSADPAYVAIQVEEGSAKPGRDFTHSTAGLIQFDPGVSVKTWNIYLIDDGLEENHETFSVTLKSPKNAVLGQRTSASVEIIDPRGGRCNPDDLKVEEDGTRLPPLPPGLPDPPRPKEEDAVTDIEAELLWENRPHPPRGDVPNRRPYLDYGEVEPQDQAAHDGYSHVHYQGRQLPGESTGSTGSTGLQVHQSGERRSEEKVWTFHSLTPLRVEELKPGESGWSRSPHGRLPQDFRAGEPLQMDHPEPRRQPELLQRKTGKATSSSCPGGWTHYRID encoded by the exons ATGCTTCAGATACAGATCCAACGCAGCGGGAAGAGCGCCGACCCGGCGTACGTCGCCATCCAG gtggaggagggatcGGCAAAACCCGGCAGGGACTTCACTCACAGCACAGCCGGCCTCATCCAGTTCGACCCAG GAGTCAGTGTGAAAACCTGGAACATTTACCTGATAGATGACGGTCTAGAGGAAAACCACGAGACCTTCTCTGTTACCCTGAAAAGCCCCAAAAACGCCGTCCTGGGGCAGAGGACCTCCGCTAGTGTGGAAATCATCGACCCCAGAGGAG GCCGGTGCAATCCAGACGACCTGAAGGTGGAAGAGGATGGGACGcgactccctcctcttcctccaggcctCCCGGACCCTCCCAGACCGAAGGAGGAGGACGCCGTCACCGACATCGAGGCGGAGCTGCTGTGGGAGAACCGGCCTCACCCTCCCCGGGGCGATGTCCCAAACCGCCGACCCTACCTGGACTACGGAGAGGTGGAACCACAGGATCAGGCGGCCCATGACGGCTACAGCCACGTCCACTACCAGGGCCGGCAGCTACCAGGGGAGAGTactgggagcactgggagcACAGGACTGCAG GTCCATCAGTCTGGAGAGAGAAGGTCTGAGGAGAAGGTCTGGACG TTCCACAGTCTGACTCCTCTGCGGGTGGAGGAGCTGAAGCCGGGTGAATCTGGGTGGAGTCGGTCGCCTCATGGTCGCCTCCCGCAGGACTTCCGAGCCGGGGAGCCTCTTCAGATGGACCATCCAGAACCCAGACGCCAACCGGAGCTCCTCCAGCGCAAG acgGGGAAGGCGACCAGCAGCTCCTGCCCGGGCGGCTGGACTCACTAcaggattgattga
- the LOC130194205 gene encoding FRAS1-related extracellular matrix protein 1-like: MPREESQRRRCYIVGSSVASWASAERSCSLLLNSSLTSVRSRRDVVWLWKFTGRKPFWIGLSGGPGRWMWADGQTLSFSKLRASESTVGSDCVLVENPRSWISTGCSPETQHTFICSSPAHSH, translated from the exons atgccccgagagg agagccaaagaagaCGCTGCTACATCGTCGGCTCGTCCGTGGCCAGCTGGGCCAGCGCCGAGAGGAGCTGCTCTCTGCT GTTGAACAGCAGCCTGACCAGCGTGCGGTCCAGAAGAGACGTGGTCTGGCTGTGGAAGTTCACAGGGAGGAAGCCATTTTGGATCG GTCTGTCTGGGGGTCCGGGTCGCTGGATGTGGGCTGACGGTCAGACGCTGTCCTTCTCCAAACTGAGGGCGTCCGAGTCCACCGTCGGCTCGGACTGCGTGCTGGTTGAAAACCCCAGAAGCTGGATCTCCACAGGCTGCTCCCCCGAAACTCAACACACATTCATCTGTTCATCGCCGGCTCACTCTCACTGA